The Vigna unguiculata cultivar IT97K-499-35 chromosome 6, ASM411807v1, whole genome shotgun sequence genome contains a region encoding:
- the LOC114187343 gene encoding beta-catenin-like protein 1 isoform X1: MEVANARNPATKRKFDDAVSNGVATDVDLSLLEAIEKSQNAVEVLDLRTLKKHVLSFERRLKENIEARLKYPNQPDRFADSEVELHDELQKLKVLAGAPELYPDLVSLNVVPSIVDLLNHDNTDIAIDVVQLLQDLTDEDVLDDNDDSARVLVDALVDNSALELLVQNLHRLNDSDPDENVAVYGTLATVENLIEVKPAVAELVCEKTKLLKWLLGKIKVREFDSNKQYASEILAILLQSSTVNQKKLGQMNGVDVVLQAVAMYKSKDPKSSDEEEMLENLFDCLCCLLMPLENKERFVKAEGVELMIIIMKQKKLAYGSAIRALDFAMTKYPPACERFVDVLGLKTAFAAFMEVVCFDAQIPVSKKNKKERYQEDLEERLVSLIASLFGGILRGSRRDRLLSKFVENECEKIDRLMELYIRYSDRVKAETERLNQVEFDDLEMDEDEIYNRKLESGLYTLQLIAVILGHIWCSEHPQMRGRIELLLKQNKLSKTHIKDILQEYHDNIGDLDGPEEKERAQTKIQKFIMAL, from the exons ATGGAGGTAGCGAACGCGCGGAACCCCGCCACAAAGCGGAAATTCGACGACGCCGTTTCCAACGGCGTCGCCACTGATGTCGATCTCTCTCTCCTCGAAGCCATCGAGAAATCGCAGAACGCCGTCGAAGTCCTCGACCTCCGAACACTAAAGAAGCACGTTCTTTCCTTCGAGCGTCGCCTGAAGGAGAACATCGAAGCGCGCCTCAAGTACCCTAACCAACCGGACCGTTTCGCCGATTCTGAGGTCGAACTCCACGATGAGCTCCAGAAGCTCAAGGTCCTCGCTGGTGCGCCAGAGCTTTATCCGGACCTCGTCAGCCTCAACGTGGTTCCGTCAATCGTGGACCTCCTCAACCACGACAACACTGATATCGCCATCGACGTTGTTCAGTTGCTGCAGGACCTCACCGATGAGGACGTTCTAGACGACAACGATgattctgctagggttttggtcGACGCGCTGGTTGATAACAGCGCTCTCGAGCTTCTGGTTCAGAATCTTCATAGATTGAATGACTCTGACCCCGACGAAAATGTTGCCGTGTATGGAACCCTCGCGACAGTGGAGAATTTGATCGAGGTGAAGCCCGCGGTGGCGGAGTTAGTTTGCGAGAAGACGAAGCTATTGAAGTGGCTTCTTGGGAAGATCAAGGTGAGGGAATTTGACAGCAATAAGCAGTATGCTTCGGAGATTTTGGCGATTTTGCTGCAGAGTAGTACGGTGAATCAAAAGAAGCTGGGGCAGATGAATGGGGTTGATGTGGTGCTTCAGGCCGTGGCCATGTATAAGTCTAAGGATCCTAAGAGTTCTGACGAGGAGGAGATGTTAGAGAATTTGTTTGATTGCTTGTGTTGTTTGTTGATGCCATTGGAGAATAAGGAGAGGTTTGTGAAAGCTGAAGGGGTGGAgttaatgataattattatgaAGCAGAAGAAGTTGGCTTATGGTTCGGCTATTAGAGCGCTTGATTTTGCCATGACTAAGTACCCGCCGGCTTGTGAACGTTTTGTGGATGTTTTGGGGTTGAAGACCGCCTTTGCAGCTTTCATGG AAGTTGTCTGTTTTGATGCACAGATTCCTGTAAGtaagaagaacaagaaggaaAGGTACCAAGAAGATTTGGAGGAGCGCCTTGTGTCACTGATTGCGTCATTATTTG GTGGAATCTTGAGGGGTTCTAGGAGAGACAGATTATTAAGtaaatttgttgaaaatgaGTGTGAGAAGATAGACAGACTGATGGAACTATACATCAG GTATTCAGATAGAGTCAAAGCAGAAACTGAAAGATTgaatcaagttgaatttgatgacTTGGAG ATGGATGAAGATGAAATATACAATCGCAAACTAGAATCTGGACTTTACACCCTTCAG TTGATTGCTGTCATTTTGGGTCATATTTGGTGCTCAGA ACATCCACAAATGAGAGGGAGAATTGAGCTACTTCTCAAGCAGAACAAACTTAGTAAGACGCATATAAAGGATATACTTCAG gaGTATCATGACAATATTGGTGACCTTGACGGACCGGAAGAGAAGGAGAGAGCACAGACAAAAATTCAGAAGTTCATAATGGCATTATAA
- the LOC114187343 gene encoding beta-catenin-like protein 1 isoform X2, translated as MEVANARNPATKRKFDDAVSNGVATDVDLSLLEAIEKSQNAVEVLDLRTLKKHVLSFERRLKENIEARLKYPNQPDRFADSEVELHDELQKLKVLAGAPELYPDLVSLNVVPSIVDLLNHDNTDIAIDVVQLLQDLTDEDVLDDNDDSARVLVDALVDNSALELLVQNLHRLNDSDPDENVAVYGTLATVENLIEVKPAVAELVCEKTKLLKWLLGKIKVREFDSNKQYASEILAILLQSSTVNQKKLGQMNGVDVVLQAVAMYKSKDPKSSDEEEMLENLFDCLCCLLMPLENKERFVKAEGVELMIIIMKQKKLAYGSAIRALDFAMTKYPPACERFVDVLGLKTAFAAFMVVCFDAQIPVSKKNKKERYQEDLEERLVSLIASLFGGILRGSRRDRLLSKFVENECEKIDRLMELYIRYSDRVKAETERLNQVEFDDLEMDEDEIYNRKLESGLYTLQLIAVILGHIWCSEHPQMRGRIELLLKQNKLSKTHIKDILQEYHDNIGDLDGPEEKERAQTKIQKFIMAL; from the exons ATGGAGGTAGCGAACGCGCGGAACCCCGCCACAAAGCGGAAATTCGACGACGCCGTTTCCAACGGCGTCGCCACTGATGTCGATCTCTCTCTCCTCGAAGCCATCGAGAAATCGCAGAACGCCGTCGAAGTCCTCGACCTCCGAACACTAAAGAAGCACGTTCTTTCCTTCGAGCGTCGCCTGAAGGAGAACATCGAAGCGCGCCTCAAGTACCCTAACCAACCGGACCGTTTCGCCGATTCTGAGGTCGAACTCCACGATGAGCTCCAGAAGCTCAAGGTCCTCGCTGGTGCGCCAGAGCTTTATCCGGACCTCGTCAGCCTCAACGTGGTTCCGTCAATCGTGGACCTCCTCAACCACGACAACACTGATATCGCCATCGACGTTGTTCAGTTGCTGCAGGACCTCACCGATGAGGACGTTCTAGACGACAACGATgattctgctagggttttggtcGACGCGCTGGTTGATAACAGCGCTCTCGAGCTTCTGGTTCAGAATCTTCATAGATTGAATGACTCTGACCCCGACGAAAATGTTGCCGTGTATGGAACCCTCGCGACAGTGGAGAATTTGATCGAGGTGAAGCCCGCGGTGGCGGAGTTAGTTTGCGAGAAGACGAAGCTATTGAAGTGGCTTCTTGGGAAGATCAAGGTGAGGGAATTTGACAGCAATAAGCAGTATGCTTCGGAGATTTTGGCGATTTTGCTGCAGAGTAGTACGGTGAATCAAAAGAAGCTGGGGCAGATGAATGGGGTTGATGTGGTGCTTCAGGCCGTGGCCATGTATAAGTCTAAGGATCCTAAGAGTTCTGACGAGGAGGAGATGTTAGAGAATTTGTTTGATTGCTTGTGTTGTTTGTTGATGCCATTGGAGAATAAGGAGAGGTTTGTGAAAGCTGAAGGGGTGGAgttaatgataattattatgaAGCAGAAGAAGTTGGCTTATGGTTCGGCTATTAGAGCGCTTGATTTTGCCATGACTAAGTACCCGCCGGCTTGTGAACGTTTTGTGGATGTTTTGGGGTTGAAGACCGCCTTTGCAGCTTTCATGG TTGTCTGTTTTGATGCACAGATTCCTGTAAGtaagaagaacaagaaggaaAGGTACCAAGAAGATTTGGAGGAGCGCCTTGTGTCACTGATTGCGTCATTATTTG GTGGAATCTTGAGGGGTTCTAGGAGAGACAGATTATTAAGtaaatttgttgaaaatgaGTGTGAGAAGATAGACAGACTGATGGAACTATACATCAG GTATTCAGATAGAGTCAAAGCAGAAACTGAAAGATTgaatcaagttgaatttgatgacTTGGAG ATGGATGAAGATGAAATATACAATCGCAAACTAGAATCTGGACTTTACACCCTTCAG TTGATTGCTGTCATTTTGGGTCATATTTGGTGCTCAGA ACATCCACAAATGAGAGGGAGAATTGAGCTACTTCTCAAGCAGAACAAACTTAGTAAGACGCATATAAAGGATATACTTCAG gaGTATCATGACAATATTGGTGACCTTGACGGACCGGAAGAGAAGGAGAGAGCACAGACAAAAATTCAGAAGTTCATAATGGCATTATAA
- the LOC114187343 gene encoding beta-catenin-like protein 1 isoform X3: MEVANARNPATKRKFDDAVSNGVATDVDLSLLEAIEKSQNAVEVLDLRTLKKHVLSFERRLKENIEARLKYPNQPDRFADSEVELHDELQKLKVLAGAPELYPDLVSLNVVPSIVDLLNHDNTDIAIDVVQLLQDLTDEDVLDDNDDSARVLVDALVDNSALELLVQNLHRLNDSDPDENVAVYGTLATVENLIEVKPAVAELVCEKTKLLKWLLGKIKVREFDSNKQYASEILAILLQSSTVNQKKLGQMNGVDVVLQAVAMYKSKDPKSSDEEEMLENLFDCLCCLLMPLENKERFVKAEGVELMIIIMKQKKLAYGSAIRALDFAMTKYPPACERFVDVLGLKTAFAAFMGKIPVSKKNKKERYQEDLEERLVSLIASLFGGILRGSRRDRLLSKFVENECEKIDRLMELYIRYSDRVKAETERLNQVEFDDLEMDEDEIYNRKLESGLYTLQLIAVILGHIWCSEHPQMRGRIELLLKQNKLSKTHIKDILQEYHDNIGDLDGPEEKERAQTKIQKFIMAL; encoded by the exons ATGGAGGTAGCGAACGCGCGGAACCCCGCCACAAAGCGGAAATTCGACGACGCCGTTTCCAACGGCGTCGCCACTGATGTCGATCTCTCTCTCCTCGAAGCCATCGAGAAATCGCAGAACGCCGTCGAAGTCCTCGACCTCCGAACACTAAAGAAGCACGTTCTTTCCTTCGAGCGTCGCCTGAAGGAGAACATCGAAGCGCGCCTCAAGTACCCTAACCAACCGGACCGTTTCGCCGATTCTGAGGTCGAACTCCACGATGAGCTCCAGAAGCTCAAGGTCCTCGCTGGTGCGCCAGAGCTTTATCCGGACCTCGTCAGCCTCAACGTGGTTCCGTCAATCGTGGACCTCCTCAACCACGACAACACTGATATCGCCATCGACGTTGTTCAGTTGCTGCAGGACCTCACCGATGAGGACGTTCTAGACGACAACGATgattctgctagggttttggtcGACGCGCTGGTTGATAACAGCGCTCTCGAGCTTCTGGTTCAGAATCTTCATAGATTGAATGACTCTGACCCCGACGAAAATGTTGCCGTGTATGGAACCCTCGCGACAGTGGAGAATTTGATCGAGGTGAAGCCCGCGGTGGCGGAGTTAGTTTGCGAGAAGACGAAGCTATTGAAGTGGCTTCTTGGGAAGATCAAGGTGAGGGAATTTGACAGCAATAAGCAGTATGCTTCGGAGATTTTGGCGATTTTGCTGCAGAGTAGTACGGTGAATCAAAAGAAGCTGGGGCAGATGAATGGGGTTGATGTGGTGCTTCAGGCCGTGGCCATGTATAAGTCTAAGGATCCTAAGAGTTCTGACGAGGAGGAGATGTTAGAGAATTTGTTTGATTGCTTGTGTTGTTTGTTGATGCCATTGGAGAATAAGGAGAGGTTTGTGAAAGCTGAAGGGGTGGAgttaatgataattattatgaAGCAGAAGAAGTTGGCTTATGGTTCGGCTATTAGAGCGCTTGATTTTGCCATGACTAAGTACCCGCCGGCTTGTGAACGTTTTGTGGATGTTTTGGGGTTGAAGACCGCCTTTGCAGCTTTCATGGGTAAG ATTCCTGTAAGtaagaagaacaagaaggaaAGGTACCAAGAAGATTTGGAGGAGCGCCTTGTGTCACTGATTGCGTCATTATTTG GTGGAATCTTGAGGGGTTCTAGGAGAGACAGATTATTAAGtaaatttgttgaaaatgaGTGTGAGAAGATAGACAGACTGATGGAACTATACATCAG GTATTCAGATAGAGTCAAAGCAGAAACTGAAAGATTgaatcaagttgaatttgatgacTTGGAG ATGGATGAAGATGAAATATACAATCGCAAACTAGAATCTGGACTTTACACCCTTCAG TTGATTGCTGTCATTTTGGGTCATATTTGGTGCTCAGA ACATCCACAAATGAGAGGGAGAATTGAGCTACTTCTCAAGCAGAACAAACTTAGTAAGACGCATATAAAGGATATACTTCAG gaGTATCATGACAATATTGGTGACCTTGACGGACCGGAAGAGAAGGAGAGAGCACAGACAAAAATTCAGAAGTTCATAATGGCATTATAA